In one window of Archocentrus centrarchus isolate MPI-CPG fArcCen1 chromosome 11, fArcCen1, whole genome shotgun sequence DNA:
- the psmb12 gene encoding proteasome 20S subunit beta 12: MEKLCTDPRTRGVSTGTTILAAIFDGGVVIGSDSRASIGGEYVSSKTINKVIQVHDRIFCCMAGSLADAQAVIKAAKFHLSFHSVQMESPPLVIAAASVLKDLCYKNKEELQAGFLTAGWDKKNGPQVYVVSLGGMLISQQVTIGGSGSTFIYGYVDAKYKPNMTKEECLQFATNALALAMGRDNVSGGVAHLVVITEKGVEHVVVPGDKLPRFHDE, from the exons ACCACCATCCTGGCTGCCATCTTTGATGGGGGGGTCGTCATCGGCTCAGACTCCAGGGCTTCTATTGGAGG GGAGTATGTTTCATCTAAGAccatcaacaaggtgattcaGGTCCACGACCGGATCTTCTGCTGCATGGCCGGATCACTCGCAGACGCTCAGGCCGTCATCAAGGCTGCAAAGTTCCACCTGTCCTTCCACAG TGTGCAGATGGAGAGTCCTCCTCTGGTGATTGCAGCAGCATCGGTGCTGAAGGATTTATGctacaaaaacaaagaggagcTGCAGGCCGGCTTCCTCACAGCAGGCTGGGACAAGAAGAACGGACCACAG GTCTACGTCGTGTCTCTGGGGGGGATGTTGATCAGTCAGCAGGTGACCATCGGCGGCTCAGGGAGCACCTTCATCTACGGCTACGTTGATGCTAAATACAAACCCAACATGACCAAAGAGGAGTGCCTGCAGTTTGCCACTAATG CTCTCGCTCTGGCCATGGGCAGAGACAACGTCAGTGGGGGTGTCGCTCACCTGGTGGTGATAACAGAAAAGGGGGTGGAGCATGTGGTTGTACCTGGTGACAAACTGCCCAGGTTCCATGATGAGTGA
- the LOC115788541 gene encoding uncharacterized protein LOC115788541: protein MAKARVAPTKLLSIPRMELSAAVVSARMSAMLRVELEMKINEEFFWTDSQVVLAYINNDVRRFHVFVANRLQVIKGETNCSQWHFVDTSENPADHASRGLNASGLLSTNWMMGPSFLWQHELKLTSPPSAVLLVHDPEVRAAQVNVAITSDCDDMLDRLSRFSSWIRLLKVVARIRRMTSRQRHDSDHITVEEIESATEVVVRLVQQQAFSEERRTLEKGDSLPHSSPLFRFNPILDKGILRVGGRLRQSSLSQGLKHPIILPKSSHITELVLLHFHERICHQGRSQTQMELRANGFWVIGGSKSTARLIHHCVTCRKLRRPAEEQQMAELPEARVEASAPFTYCGMDVFGPFIIKRARTEHKRYGLIFTCLSSRAIHIETLEDLSTDAFINALRCFISLRGAVRQLYCDHGTNFVGARNEFKKALKQCDPKKLEAYLANKQCEFIFSAPAASHAGGVWERQIRTVRNVLNATLCVCPGRLDDFSLRTLFYEAMAIVNSRPLNVDGINDPRSLEPLTPNHLILMKSQIALPPAGKFVREDVYATKRWRRVQYLTEQFWGRWKREYLLNISLRQKWHKPRRNLKTNDIVIVIEDTLPRNQWQLGRVVETIQGTDKLVRRVRVQVTDRRLHGKSDPPFRTVILERPIQKLVLLLGNE, encoded by the coding sequence ATGGCTAAAGCAAGAGTAGCACCCACGAAGCTCCTGAGTATACCTAGAATGgagctttctgctgctgtggtttccGCCAGAATGAGTGCCATGTTGAGGGTTGAACTGGAAATGAAAATCAATGAGGAATTTTTTTGGACAGATTCCCAAGTGGTATTGGCCTATATTAATAATGACGTGAGAAGGTTTCATGTATTTGTGGCAAATAGACTCCAAGTAATAAAGGGAGAAACAAACTGTAGCCAGTGGCATTTTGTTGATACATCTGAAAATCCAGCTGATCATGCCTCCAGGGGTTTAAATGCTTCTGGCCTTTTATCAACTAACTGGATGATGGGACCAAGTTTTTTGTGGCAGCATGAGCTGAAGTTAACATCCCCTCCTTCCGCTGTGCTGTTGGTGCATGATCCAGAAGTGAGGGCAGCACAAGTGAATGTGGCGATTACAAGCGATTGCGATGATATGCTTGATAGGTTGAGCCGATTTTCCTCTTGGATACGGCTCCTTAAGGTGGTGGCGAGAATCAGGAGGATGACATCCAGACAAAGGCATGATAGTGATCACATTACGGTAGAGGAAATTGAGAGCGCGACGGAAGTGGTAGTTAGACTTGTCCAGCAACAAGCCTTCTCCGAAGAGAGAAGAACGTTGGAGAAGGGGGATAGTCTTCCCCACTCCAGTCCCCTTTTTCGTTTCAATCCTATTTTGGATAAGGGAATTCTTAGGGTTGGTGGGAGGTTGAGGCAGTCATCTCTCAGTCAAGGGTTGAAACACCCAATTATTCTTCCTAAGAGTTCACACATTACCGAGCTTGTGCTTCTTCATTTTCATGAGAGGATTTGTCACCAAGGTCGAAGCCAGACTCAAATGGAACTTCGAGCAAATGGGTTTTGGGTCATTGGTGGGAGTAAATCCACTGCTAGGTTGATACATCATTGTGTGACTTGTAGGAAGCTTCGACGTCcggcagaggagcagcagatggCTGAGCTCCCGGAGGCACGGGTGGAGGCCTCAGCACCATTCACATATTGTGGGATGGACGTGTTTGGTCCCTTTATTATTAAAAGGGCACGCACGGAACACAAGAGGTACGGATTGATTTTtacttgtctttcctcaagggCTATTCACATTGAGACGTTGGAAGATTTGTCAACGGATGCGTTTATAAACGCTTTAAGATGTTTTATCAGCCTCAGGGGGGCTGTACGTCAGCTTTATTGTGATCATGGCACAAATTTTGTGGGGGCTAGGAACGAGTTTAAGAAGGCTTTGAAACAGTGTGATCCCAAGAAATTGGAGGCTTATCTGGCAAATAAACAGTGTGAATTCATTTTTAGTGCGCCAGCGGCGAGTCATGCGGGTGGCGTTTGGGAGCGGCAAATTCGAACCGTGCGGAATGTTTTGAATGCCACGCTTTGTGTCTGTCCAGGTAGGCTCGATGATTTCTCACTTCGAACACTCTTTTATGAGGCTATGGCTATAGTGAATAGCCGCCCCTTGAATGTGGACGGTATCAATGATCCCAGATCATTGGAACCTTTGACACCTAATCATCTTATTTTGATGAAGTCTCAGATTGCCCTTCCTCCTGCTGGGAAATTTGTAAGAGAGGATGTATATGCAACGAAACGATGGCGACGAGTGCAATACTTGACTGAGCAGTTTTGGGGACGCTGGAAGAGGGAATATTTATTGAATATTTCCCTGCGTCAGAAATGGCATAAGCCTCGGCGCAACCTTAAAACAAACGACATTGTCATCGTCATTGAGGATACACTTCCGAGGAATCAGTGGCAGTTGGGGCGAGTGGTGGAGACCATTCAAGGAACTGATAAGTTGGTTCGTAGGGTTAGGGTTCAAGTCACAGATCGGAGGCTGCATGGGAAATCGGACCCCCCTTTTAGGACCGTCATCCTTGAGAGACCCATCCAGAAGTTAGTGTTGTTGCTTGGAAATGAATGA